A genomic segment from Bartonella ancashensis encodes:
- a CDS encoding lipid A biosynthesis lauroyl acyltransferase, protein MIKSYIKYLIYHIKIITKNILILLWSYSLISFLAILRHLPIKIGLSFFSWLAKTLGPHVHRHKIALNNLKAAYPEKTQQELHEIVMEMWENMGLLLAEYVFLDKIFDFDPDAEKPGLIEVSGIEIFKRLRNEKNHTFFYSSYWKFELLPVCAQKFSLNMTVLFRPPNNFHIAKRVFKARQTSMGNLVPSQAGAVWTLAEKLAKGENVGMLVDQKFRQGISSTFFNRPLKTNPLIIKLARQYKCDIYPARCIRLPGGRHRLELYERIELPSKADNEIDIDASVQKLNDIVETWVREHPGQWMWFHKRWDA, encoded by the coding sequence ATGATAAAGAGTTACATTAAATATTTAATATATCATATTAAAATAATTACAAAAAATATATTAATATTATTGTGGTCGTATTCGCTAATCAGTTTTTTAGCTATCTTACGACACCTTCCTATAAAAATTGGACTATCTTTTTTTTCTTGGTTGGCAAAGACACTTGGTCCTCACGTTCATCGTCATAAAATTGCACTTAACAATCTCAAAGCTGCATATCCAGAAAAAACACAACAAGAACTCCATGAGATTGTCATGGAGATGTGGGAGAATATGGGACTCTTGCTTGCTGAATACGTTTTTCTTGATAAAATTTTTGACTTTGATCCTGATGCTGAAAAACCAGGTTTAATCGAAGTTAGCGGCATTGAAATATTTAAAAGGTTAAGAAACGAAAAAAACCACACCTTTTTTTACAGCTCATACTGGAAATTTGAGCTTCTTCCTGTATGTGCGCAGAAGTTCTCTCTCAATATGACGGTATTATTTAGGCCTCCCAATAATTTTCATATTGCAAAAAGAGTTTTTAAAGCTCGACAGACATCCATGGGGAATCTTGTACCATCTCAAGCTGGCGCAGTCTGGACACTAGCAGAAAAGTTAGCAAAAGGTGAAAATGTTGGCATGCTTGTTGACCAAAAATTTCGTCAGGGAATTTCTAGCACGTTCTTTAATCGACCACTTAAAACCAACCCATTAATTATAAAACTCGCACGGCAATACAAATGTGATATTTATCCTGCACGCTGCATTCGTCTTCCTGGAGGACGCCACCGTCTAGAACTGTATGAACGTATTGAACTTCCATCAAAGGCAGATAATGAAATTGATATAGATGCTTCTGTACAAAAACTTAATGACATTGTTGAGACTTGGGTACGCGAACATCCAGGGCAGTGGATGTGGTTTCATAAACGTTGGGATGCGTAA
- a CDS encoding DEAD/DEAH box helicase — MTDVVNIAKQPINSVPSSVDNFNNLGLSPKTIKAVQSAGYTSPTPIQSETIPHVLQRKDILGIAQTGTGKTASFVLPMLTLLEKGRAKARMPRTLILEPTRELAAQVKENFDKYGVNHRLNVSLLIGGVSFEHQDYKLERGADVLIATPGRLLDHFERGKLLLMGVEILVIDEADRMLDMGFIPDIGRICKLTPSKRQTLFFSATMTPEITKLTEQFLQSPVCIEITKASSSAQTITQRLVKSGNKAWEKRAILREIIRSESAELKNAIIFCNRKRDVSELFRSLVKYNFSAGALHGDMDQHSRMNTLANFKENKLKFLVASDVAARGLDIPDVSHVFNYDVPTHAEDYIHRIGRTGRAKRTGKAFTIVTKTDQKYINAIEEMSNEKIEWLDGDLPTLVDNDEIKSSSSETKPTTESLQTSSKRKRTASFSQKDGKGTTSHTKTASNKTPFDNLAEKKKILLFSGLVTTFQHLCS; from the coding sequence ATGACTGACGTAGTTAATATTGCAAAACAACCGATAAATAGTGTGCCCTCATCTGTGGATAATTTTAATAATTTAGGTCTTTCTCCAAAAACGATAAAAGCGGTTCAATCCGCGGGGTATACGAGTCCAACCCCGATTCAAAGTGAGACAATTCCTCATGTGCTTCAACGCAAAGATATTCTGGGAATTGCTCAAACAGGTACCGGGAAAACAGCATCTTTCGTCTTACCAATGCTCACATTACTCGAGAAGGGTCGTGCAAAGGCTAGGATGCCTCGTACTCTTATATTAGAACCAACACGAGAACTTGCTGCCCAAGTTAAAGAAAACTTTGACAAATATGGTGTAAACCACCGTCTAAATGTTTCTCTTTTGATCGGTGGGGTTTCCTTTGAGCATCAAGATTATAAATTGGAAAGAGGTGCCGATGTTCTTATAGCAACTCCAGGGCGTCTTCTTGATCATTTTGAGCGTGGTAAATTGCTCTTAATGGGCGTTGAAATACTCGTTATTGATGAAGCAGATCGTATGCTGGATATGGGGTTTATTCCGGATATTGGACGGATCTGTAAATTAACCCCTTCTAAACGTCAAACATTGTTTTTTTCTGCAACAATGACGCCAGAAATTACAAAATTGACAGAGCAATTCTTACAATCACCCGTGTGTATTGAGATTACAAAAGCATCCTCGAGTGCCCAAACGATAACGCAAAGACTCGTAAAATCTGGAAATAAAGCATGGGAAAAAAGAGCCATTTTACGAGAAATTATCCGTAGCGAAAGTGCTGAACTCAAAAATGCTATCATTTTCTGTAACCGAAAAAGAGATGTTTCTGAACTTTTTAGATCACTTGTAAAGTATAATTTCAGTGCAGGAGCGCTTCACGGTGATATGGACCAACACTCCCGCATGAATACATTAGCAAATTTCAAGGAAAATAAGCTCAAATTTCTTGTTGCTTCTGACGTTGCGGCCCGTGGACTTGATATTCCAGATGTAAGCCATGTGTTTAACTATGACGTTCCTACACATGCTGAGGACTACATTCACCGCATTGGACGTACAGGACGTGCAAAACGGACCGGTAAGGCTTTCACAATTGTTACAAAAACTGATCAAAAATATATCAATGCAATCGAAGAAATGAGCAACGAAAAAATTGAATGGCTCGATGGAGATCTCCCTACTTTAGTAGATAACGATGAAATAAAGAGCTCTTCTTCAGAAACAAAGCCTACAACGGAATCATTACAAACATCTTCAAAAAGGAAACGCACCGCCTCCTTTTCTCAAAAAGACGGAAAGGGTACAACTTCTCATACTAAAACAGCGAGCAACAAGAC
- the cpdR gene encoding cell cycle two-component system response regulator CpdR codes for MKRILLAEDDNDMRRFLAKALERAGYEVVGFDNGASAYECLQEEPFSLLLTDIVMPEMDGIELARRATEIDPDLRVMFITGFAAVALNSSNSAPPDAKILSKPFHLRELVHEVEKMLLAA; via the coding sequence ATGAAACGAATTTTGCTTGCGGAAGATGACAATGATATGCGCCGATTCCTCGCAAAAGCATTGGAACGTGCGGGCTATGAAGTTGTTGGTTTTGATAATGGTGCCAGCGCATATGAATGTTTACAAGAAGAGCCATTTTCTCTCCTTTTGACTGATATCGTGATGCCAGAAATGGATGGGATTGAGCTAGCACGTCGTGCTACAGAAATTGATCCTGATTTACGCGTTATGTTCATTACGGGGTTTGCAGCGGTCGCGCTAAATTCAAGCAATTCTGCTCCTCCTGATGCAAAAATACTTTCTAAGCCATTTCATCTACGTGAATTAGTTCATGAAGTTGAAAAAATGCTTTTGGCTGCTTGA
- a CDS encoding zinc-binding dehydrogenase produces MRALQLFNERRLEITDIAPPPPPNPDEATVRIKVVALNHIDVWGWRGMAFAKRKMPLIIGAEASGEITQLGNDVKNLQLGQLVSIYGAQTCGICQACCEKRDNLCHNVKGVYGFHLDGFSREFINIPARLLIPAPTGCSKIGAAVAPITFGTVEHMLFDNAKLQMGETILIQAGGSGIGSAAIQIAKRMNCTVITTVGSDDKIAKAQSLGADHVINYRKDRFEGVVRKLTQKKGVDVVFEHVGADTWAASMLCMRRGARLVTCGSTSGVSVSMNLMQLFQQQLKIFGSFGCRMENMANAMQKMAQGAIHPVIDTIINLDEIDVALRRMENRDVFGKIILKID; encoded by the coding sequence ATGCGTGCACTGCAATTATTCAATGAACGTCGGCTTGAAATTACTGATATCGCTCCTCCTCCTCCTCCAAATCCTGATGAAGCAACAGTACGTATAAAGGTTGTTGCTCTTAACCATATTGATGTATGGGGATGGCGTGGTATGGCATTCGCAAAAAGAAAAATGCCACTCATCATAGGTGCAGAAGCCTCTGGAGAGATTACTCAATTAGGAAATGATGTAAAAAATTTACAACTTGGGCAACTCGTTTCTATTTATGGAGCACAGACCTGTGGTATCTGTCAGGCCTGTTGTGAAAAACGCGATAATCTTTGCCATAATGTGAAAGGTGTTTACGGTTTTCATTTAGATGGATTTAGTCGTGAATTCATAAACATTCCGGCGCGCTTATTAATTCCAGCTCCTACAGGATGCAGTAAGATAGGAGCTGCCGTTGCTCCTATCACCTTTGGTACAGTGGAACATATGCTTTTTGATAATGCAAAATTACAAATGGGAGAAACGATTTTAATACAGGCAGGTGGATCTGGTATTGGTTCAGCAGCCATTCAAATCGCGAAACGTATGAATTGTACAGTTATCACGACTGTGGGCTCAGACGATAAGATTGCAAAGGCACAGTCTCTTGGAGCAGACCACGTTATTAATTACCGTAAAGATCGTTTTGAAGGTGTTGTTCGTAAATTAACTCAAAAAAAAGGGGTTGATGTCGTTTTTGAGCATGTAGGAGCTGATACATGGGCAGCCTCTATGTTATGTATGAGACGAGGAGCCCGTTTAGTAACATGTGGTTCTACTTCTGGTGTTTCGGTTTCTATGAATTTGATGCAATTGTTTCAGCAACAACTTAAAATATTTGGTTCATTTGGCTGCCGTATGGAAAATATGGCAAATGCTATGCAAAAAATGGCACAAGGTGCTATACATCCCGTTATTGATACCATTATTAACCTTGATGAAATTGATGTAGCTTTAAGACGCATGGAAAATCGTGATGTCTTTGGCAAAATTATTCTCAAAATTGATTAA
- a CDS encoding Hsp20 family protein produces the protein MRQVDFSPFYRSTVGFDHLLNWFDSRTQPEDLSSYPPYNIERLSEDSYRISMAVAGFSLDEIDIEMHCNQLTIKGEKVPGNDEGREFLYRGIASRAFERRFHLADHVKVIGAELSDGLLHIQLKREMPAELKPRKIAVQAPSSITKRSSNEENPKI, from the coding sequence ATGCGTCAAGTAGATTTTTCACCGTTTTATCGTTCAACAGTAGGTTTTGACCACCTTTTAAACTGGTTTGATTCTAGAACTCAACCAGAAGATCTTTCTTCTTATCCTCCCTATAATATTGAGCGTTTAAGTGAGGATTCTTACAGGATTTCTATGGCTGTTGCTGGTTTTTCTCTTGATGAAATTGATATCGAAATGCATTGTAATCAATTAACCATTAAGGGCGAGAAAGTGCCTGGGAATGATGAAGGACGAGAATTTCTTTATCGGGGTATTGCTTCACGTGCTTTTGAGCGGCGCTTTCATTTGGCTGATCACGTTAAGGTTATCGGGGCTGAATTGAGCGATGGTCTCCTACATATCCAGTTGAAGAGAGAGATGCCTGCTGAATTAAAACCGAGAAAAATTGCTGTGCAGGCGCCATCATCTATTACTAAAAGAAGTTCCAACGAAGAGAATCCAAAAATTTAG
- a CDS encoding beta-ketoacyl-ACP synthase: MNYSDHLGRPIAVITGAGIVTSLGQGKEINWKKLVNGISGIHKITRFSIEGLSTHIAGTVDFLKESTMGASILSEKLAHLAAEESLEQADLNGKEFNGPLFLASPPVELEWKERFALDKEEIPNTEPSYARLLEICSHKPHQKIFESVQLGSIAEKIQETFGTKGLPITLSTACASGATAIQLGVEAIRRGETERALVIATDGSVSAESLIRFSLLSALSTHNDPPEKAAKPFSRDRDGFVMAEGSGALVLESLKSALSRNATILGIIAGCGETADDFHRTRSKPDASPAIEAVRKALADANTTIHGIDYINAHGTSTPENEKMEYLALSTVFGKILECIPVSSNKSMIGHTLTAAGAIEAIFSLLTIQSGILPPTINYDDPDPAIPLDVVPNCSRKAHVNAVLSNSFGFGGQNTSLVITAYNGNNFFNKNNE; encoded by the coding sequence ATAAATTATAGTGATCACCTTGGACGTCCTATTGCGGTGATAACTGGAGCTGGGATTGTAACGTCATTAGGACAAGGAAAAGAAATAAACTGGAAAAAATTAGTCAATGGCATTAGTGGTATCCACAAAATAACACGTTTTTCTATTGAAGGATTAAGTACTCATATTGCAGGAACTGTTGATTTTCTTAAAGAAAGTACCATGGGCGCTTCAATTCTTTCTGAAAAATTGGCTCACCTTGCAGCGGAAGAATCTTTAGAACAAGCTGATCTCAATGGAAAAGAATTTAATGGGCCGCTGTTTTTAGCGTCACCCCCTGTTGAGCTCGAATGGAAAGAACGTTTTGCTCTTGATAAAGAAGAAATACCCAATACTGAACCTTCTTATGCGCGCCTCCTCGAGATATGCAGTCACAAACCTCATCAGAAGATTTTTGAGTCTGTTCAACTTGGCAGTATTGCAGAAAAAATTCAAGAAACATTTGGAACAAAAGGATTACCAATTACACTTTCAACTGCTTGTGCATCTGGTGCAACAGCAATTCAATTAGGTGTTGAAGCAATCAGACGGGGTGAAACAGAGCGTGCACTTGTAATTGCAACTGATGGTTCAGTCTCTGCAGAATCTCTTATCCGTTTTTCTTTGTTATCTGCACTTTCAACACATAACGATCCTCCAGAAAAAGCGGCAAAACCATTTAGCAGAGATCGAGATGGTTTCGTTATGGCAGAGGGATCAGGTGCTCTTGTTCTTGAATCCCTCAAGAGTGCTCTAAGTCGTAATGCAACCATTCTCGGCATCATAGCTGGTTGTGGAGAAACAGCTGACGATTTTCACCGTACACGCTCAAAACCTGACGCATCACCAGCAATTGAAGCAGTTCGTAAAGCTTTAGCGGATGCAAATACAACCATACATGGAATTGATTATATCAATGCTCATGGCACCTCAACTCCTGAAAATGAAAAGATGGAGTATTTGGCACTATCAACAGTCTTTGGTAAAATTTTGGAGTGTATCCCTGTTTCTTCTAATAAATCGATGATTGGCCATACACTGACTGCTGCAGGAGCCATAGAAGCCATCTTTTCTCTTTTGACAATCCAATCGGGAATCCTCCCTCCTACCATTAATTATGACGATCCTGATCCTGCTATCCCTCTGGATGTCGTTCCAAATTGTAGTCGTAAGGCTCATGTCAATGCAGTTTTATCGAATTCATTTGGTTTTGGTGGTCAAAATACCAGCCTTGTTATTACTGCTTACAATGGAAACAATTTTTTTAATAAAAATAATGAATAA
- a CDS encoding iron-sulfur cluster assembly accessory protein — MSSYSIISLTESAIERIKDIMKTKDARGILVDIKKGGCAGMEYKVSLVTEEMHDVDIVEIKGARVFIARDAILFLLGMEIGYEITTLRSGFTFNNPNQVSACGCGESVEIRPVLPSDLDKLRGAH; from the coding sequence ATGAGTAGTTATTCAATAATAAGTTTAACAGAGTCTGCAATAGAACGCATTAAAGACATCATGAAAACAAAAGATGCTCGTGGTATACTTGTTGATATCAAAAAGGGGGGATGTGCAGGTATGGAATACAAAGTTTCCTTAGTTACAGAAGAGATGCATGATGTAGATATTGTCGAAATCAAGGGAGCTCGTGTTTTTATTGCACGAGATGCAATATTATTTTTATTAGGAATGGAGATAGGTTACGAAATTACTACACTGCGTTCTGGTTTTACATTTAATAATCCAAATCAAGTTTCAGCGTGTGGGTGTGGCGAGTCGGTAGAAATTCGTCCTGTTTTGCCTAGCGATCTTGACAAGCTGCGTGGAGCTCATTGA
- a CDS encoding NAD kinase: MNLSPNRFHFISAETEEAMKATNKLISIYGHSTLEEADVVISIGGDGTMLQTVRKVMNSGKPIYGMNRGSVGFLMNKFHENKLPNRIAAAHKKEIHPLRMIANFESQECVEALAINEVSLFRQSYQAAKVCISIDGKVRMKQLNCDGILVATPAGSTAYNLSARGPILPLMAPLMALTPISPFRPRHWCGALLPNTVVVHFDMLEADKRPVNAAADNVEVKSVQSVTISSAMEIKVSILFDSNHSWDERILSEQFRH, encoded by the coding sequence ATGAATTTATCACCCAATCGCTTTCACTTTATTTCCGCTGAAACTGAAGAAGCCATGAAGGCCACCAACAAATTAATTTCCATTTATGGCCACTCTACTCTAGAAGAAGCCGACGTAGTTATCTCTATCGGAGGAGATGGAACAATGTTACAAACAGTGCGAAAGGTTATGAATAGCGGAAAACCTATCTATGGTATGAATCGAGGTTCAGTAGGGTTCTTGATGAATAAATTCCACGAAAATAAGTTGCCGAATCGCATTGCCGCAGCACATAAAAAGGAAATCCATCCGTTACGCATGATCGCGAATTTTGAATCCCAGGAATGTGTAGAAGCACTTGCAATTAATGAAGTGTCCCTGTTCCGTCAATCTTATCAAGCTGCTAAAGTCTGCATTAGTATCGATGGAAAAGTTCGTATGAAACAATTGAATTGTGATGGTATTCTCGTTGCAACCCCAGCAGGATCAACTGCATACAATTTATCAGCACGTGGTCCCATTTTACCGCTTATGGCTCCCCTTATGGCGCTTACACCTATCAGCCCTTTCCGTCCTCGGCATTGGTGTGGAGCACTGCTCCCTAATACAGTGGTAGTACATTTTGACATGCTTGAGGCTGACAAACGTCCTGTTAATGCTGCTGCAGATAACGTTGAAGTAAAATCTGTCCAATCAGTGACTATCTCTTCCGCTATGGAAATAAAAGTCTCCATACTTTTTGATTCTAACCATTCATGGGATGAACGCATCTTATCAGAACAATTTCGCCATTAA